A region of the Bacteroidales bacterium genome:
ACAAAAAAGAATATTCTGATTCTATGCGGGCACTATAAGGGTGTGGATCATAGAGTTAGAGAGCATTTGGTTACAAGGGAGATATCTATTGGGGATTATGTGCTTTCTGGCGGGGAACTTGCCGCAGCCATTATTGTTGATAGCGTTGTAAGGCTTGTTCCGGGCGTACTTTCCGATGAAACATCGGCTCTTACGGATTCATTTCAGGATAATTTGCTTGCACCCCCTGTTTATACCCGCCCGGCTGAGTTTAATGGGTGGAGGGTTCCCGATATTTTGCTTTCGGGGAATTTTAAGGAGATTGAGAAATGGCAGATGGAGCAAGCCTTTGAACGTACCCGTAGGTTAAGGCCTGATTTGCTAAAAGAGAATGATTGAAATTGATTTATAAAATAAGTTTAGTAAAAGTGTTTTATCCTCTTTTGTGTTTTTTCTTGGATAACTTCCTGTAAAGTGCGCCTTTGAATCTTGCTTTCCAACCACGATAGAATATCAAAATACATAAAGGCTCGTTTTTCATATACTGTTTGCTCAAGGGGCTGTAGCTGTTCAAGAAGATCTTTCAAGGCATCGGTTAGCTGATTTTGAGTGATTTTGCCAAGTCGCTTGAGGAATTTAAGAACAATTTTCTGGAAAAGATGTAGGTCATCCTTTTTAGCAAGGAAACGGTATGTCGATCGAATATGGTAATCGATTAGGTCCAAATCATTCAACTCGTAATTGCTAATCAAATTTAAGATTCGAGCAAAACAGTGAATATCGGATCGTAAATCGGTTTCCT
Encoded here:
- the trmD gene encoding tRNA (guanosine(37)-N1)-methyltransferase TrmD, translated to MRIDIITVLPELLESPLGHSIIKRAQTKGLVEIVLNHLRDFTTNKHRTIDDYAFGPDAGMVMMVEPIFKAIEKLKGERVYDEIIYTSPDGEPFNQKIANQLSTKKNILILCGHYKGVDHRVREHLVTREISIGDYVLSGGELAAAIIVDSVVRLVPGVLSDETSALTDSFQDNLLAPPVYTRPAEFNGWRVPDILLSGNFKEIEKWQMEQAFERTRRLRPDLLKEND